In Mytilus edulis chromosome 13, xbMytEdul2.2, whole genome shotgun sequence, a single window of DNA contains:
- the LOC139502285 gene encoding ankyrin repeat domain-containing protein 46-like yields the protein MESIDHMLDMMEIGNDLQEAVLDGNVDLTINLLESRKFDLNKRDKQGRTLLHYAACRGQYEIVELLLEQGAKAHLKDKNGNTPLHWCGHAEVIDLLINQGAKVDDRNCIGATPKEMAKRRGVPRGVLQVFDQYKKEEEVSQNNLKTLFHEFSEELGIKNLLLLILLLLFMSVYAAYTITGLSSHLKRANPIVV from the exons ATGGAATCTATAGATCATATGTTAGACATGATGGAAATCGGAAATGATTTACAAGAAGCAGTACTTGATGGAAACGTTGATCTTACCATAAATTTGTTAGAAAGCCGAAAATTCGACCTAAACAAGCGAGACAAACAAGGGCGCACTCTACTCCACTATGCAGCATGTAGGGGCCAATATGAGATTGTTGAACTACTTCTAGAACAAGGGGCAAAAGCACACTTAAAAGACAAGAATGGAAACACTCCTCTTCATTGGTGTGGTCATGCAGAGGTTATTGACCTTCTTATAAACCAGGGAGCAAAAGTTGATGACAG aaaTTGCATAGGAGCAACTCCAAAAGAAATGGCTAAAAGAAGAGGAGTGCCGAGAGGTGTCTTACAAGTATTTGACCAGTATAAGAAGGAAGAAGAAGTCTCTCAGAACAATTTGAAAACATTGTTTCATGAGTTTAGTGAAGAACTTGGCATTAAGAATCTCCTTTTACTGATACTTTTACTGTTATTTATGTCTGTATATGCAGCATATACTATTACAGGGCTGTCTTCACATCTAAAGAGAGCTAACCCTATTGTTGTGTAA